A genome region from Gadus chalcogrammus isolate NIFS_2021 chromosome 7, NIFS_Gcha_1.0, whole genome shotgun sequence includes the following:
- the chrne gene encoding acetylcholine receptor subunit epsilon isoform X2: MAGRLSGILSVLVVLGVSLLHRVDGNEEVELIRDLFKSYVKHIRPVEKPEDKVQVQIKLTLTNLISLNEKEETLTTNVWIEIQWTDYRLSWDPTKYYGIEIIRVPYHTVWLPDIVLENNIDGKFDVAYYANVLISSNGWMYWLPPAIYRSTCAIEITFFPFDYQNCTLVFRSQTYTANELDIILAIAETGETIEWVDIDPEAFTENGEWAIVHRPARKRIDKRYSPEDLEYQEIYYNLIIKRKPLFYIINVILPCSLISSLVVLAYFLPAQAGGQKLTVSISVLLAQTVFLFLIQQKVPETSLSVPLIGKYIIFVMCVTTLIATNQIVVLNFSLRSPSTHTMSQTIKHVFLELVPRFLGMAPLVDDAEVQGEVNGVRERRRSSFGLMQRAEEYVLKQPRSEMLFDKQKERHGLTRSFEEPIDVSSTANLYKSLAKAAPEIKQCVDACNFIAESKRQQNDIGSEMESWVLIGKMVDKVCFWVAILLFSLGTVAIFFTGHFNSVPEFPFPGQTKKFVPGES, translated from the exons ATGGCCGGGCGGCTCTCTGGGATACTCTCTGTCCTGGTCGTGCTCGGGGTGTCGCTTTTACACA GGGTGGATGGTAACGAGGAGGTGGAGTTGATCCGAGACCTGTTCAAAAGCTACGTCAAGCATATCCGACCCGTGGAGAAACCAGAGGATAAAGTGCAGGTCCAGATTAAACTCACCCTCACCAACCTCATCTCCCTG aaTGAAAAGGAGGAGACTCTGACGACCAACGTGTGGATTGAGATT CAATGGACTGATTATCGCCTCTCCTGGGACCCGACTAAATATTATGGGATAGAAATTATCCGTGTACCCTACCACACAGTGTGGCTCCCCGACATTGTCCTTGAGAACAA CATCGACGGCAAGTTTGACGTGGCGTACTACGCCAACGTGTTGATCTCCTCCAACGGCTGGATGTACTGGCTGCCCCCGGCCATCTACCGCAGCACCTGCGCAATAGAGATCACCTTCTTCCCCTTTGACTATCAGAACTGCACCCTGGTGTTCAG GTCCCAAACGTACACGGCCAATGAGCTAGATATTATCCTGGCCATCGCGGAAACCGGGGAGACTATTGAATGGGTGGACATCGACCCTGAGGCCTTCACAG AGAACGGCGAGTGGGCCATCGTGCATCGGCCGGCCAGGAAGCGCATCGACAAGCGCTACAGCCCCGAAGACCTGGAGTACCAGGAGATCTACTACAACCTGATCATCAAGAGGAAGCCCCTCTTCTACATCATCAACGTCATCCTGCCCTGCTCGCTCATCTCCTCGCTGGTCGTCCTGGCCTACTTCCTGCCCGCTCAGG CCGGTGGACAGAAGCTGACGGTTTCCATCTCTGTGCTGCTCGCCCAGactgtcttcctcttcctcatccagcAGAAGGTCCCAGAGACATCGCTGTCCGTTCCCCTCATTGGCAA GTATATTATCTTCGTCATGTGCGTCACCACACTCATCGCGACCAACCAAATCGTGGTGCTCAACTTTTCCCTGCGGAGTCCCAGCACTCACACCATGTCCCAAACCATCAAGCAC GTTTTCCTAGAGCTCGTCCCCCGGTTCCTGGGCATGGCCCCGCTGGTGGACGACGCGGAGGTGCAGGGGGAGGTGAACGGCGTGAGGGAGCGCAGACGGAGCTCTTTCGGCCTGATGCAGCGGGCAGAGGAGTACGTGCTGAAGCAGCCGCGCAGCGAGATGCTGTTCGACAAGCAGAAGGAGAGGCACGGCCTCACGCGCTCCTTCG AGGAACCTATAGATGTCAGCAGCACGGCTAACCTGTACAAAAGCTTGGCCAAAGCTGCGCCGGAGATCAAACAATGCGTGGACGCCTGCAACTTTATCGCTGAGAGCAAAAGACAGCAGAACGACATTGGATCG GAAATGGAGAGCTGGGTGCTGATCGGCAAGATGGTGGACAAGGTGTGCTTCTGGGTGGCCATACTCCTCTTCAGTCTGGGCACGGTGGCCATCTTCTTCACCGGCCACTTCAACAGTGTGCCAGAGTTTCCGTTTCCTGGACAAACCAAAAAATTTGTACCGGGGGAATCTTAA
- the chrne gene encoding acetylcholine receptor subunit epsilon isoform X1 has protein sequence MAGRLSGILSVLVVLGVSLLHTGVDGNEEVELIRDLFKSYVKHIRPVEKPEDKVQVQIKLTLTNLISLNEKEETLTTNVWIEIQWTDYRLSWDPTKYYGIEIIRVPYHTVWLPDIVLENNIDGKFDVAYYANVLISSNGWMYWLPPAIYRSTCAIEITFFPFDYQNCTLVFRSQTYTANELDIILAIAETGETIEWVDIDPEAFTENGEWAIVHRPARKRIDKRYSPEDLEYQEIYYNLIIKRKPLFYIINVILPCSLISSLVVLAYFLPAQAGGQKLTVSISVLLAQTVFLFLIQQKVPETSLSVPLIGKYIIFVMCVTTLIATNQIVVLNFSLRSPSTHTMSQTIKHVFLELVPRFLGMAPLVDDAEVQGEVNGVRERRRSSFGLMQRAEEYVLKQPRSEMLFDKQKERHGLTRSFEEPIDVSSTANLYKSLAKAAPEIKQCVDACNFIAESKRQQNDIGSEMESWVLIGKMVDKVCFWVAILLFSLGTVAIFFTGHFNSVPEFPFPGQTKKFVPGES, from the exons ATGGCCGGGCGGCTCTCTGGGATACTCTCTGTCCTGGTCGTGCTCGGGGTGTCGCTTTTACACA CAGGGGTGGATGGTAACGAGGAGGTGGAGTTGATCCGAGACCTGTTCAAAAGCTACGTCAAGCATATCCGACCCGTGGAGAAACCAGAGGATAAAGTGCAGGTCCAGATTAAACTCACCCTCACCAACCTCATCTCCCTG aaTGAAAAGGAGGAGACTCTGACGACCAACGTGTGGATTGAGATT CAATGGACTGATTATCGCCTCTCCTGGGACCCGACTAAATATTATGGGATAGAAATTATCCGTGTACCCTACCACACAGTGTGGCTCCCCGACATTGTCCTTGAGAACAA CATCGACGGCAAGTTTGACGTGGCGTACTACGCCAACGTGTTGATCTCCTCCAACGGCTGGATGTACTGGCTGCCCCCGGCCATCTACCGCAGCACCTGCGCAATAGAGATCACCTTCTTCCCCTTTGACTATCAGAACTGCACCCTGGTGTTCAG GTCCCAAACGTACACGGCCAATGAGCTAGATATTATCCTGGCCATCGCGGAAACCGGGGAGACTATTGAATGGGTGGACATCGACCCTGAGGCCTTCACAG AGAACGGCGAGTGGGCCATCGTGCATCGGCCGGCCAGGAAGCGCATCGACAAGCGCTACAGCCCCGAAGACCTGGAGTACCAGGAGATCTACTACAACCTGATCATCAAGAGGAAGCCCCTCTTCTACATCATCAACGTCATCCTGCCCTGCTCGCTCATCTCCTCGCTGGTCGTCCTGGCCTACTTCCTGCCCGCTCAGG CCGGTGGACAGAAGCTGACGGTTTCCATCTCTGTGCTGCTCGCCCAGactgtcttcctcttcctcatccagcAGAAGGTCCCAGAGACATCGCTGTCCGTTCCCCTCATTGGCAA GTATATTATCTTCGTCATGTGCGTCACCACACTCATCGCGACCAACCAAATCGTGGTGCTCAACTTTTCCCTGCGGAGTCCCAGCACTCACACCATGTCCCAAACCATCAAGCAC GTTTTCCTAGAGCTCGTCCCCCGGTTCCTGGGCATGGCCCCGCTGGTGGACGACGCGGAGGTGCAGGGGGAGGTGAACGGCGTGAGGGAGCGCAGACGGAGCTCTTTCGGCCTGATGCAGCGGGCAGAGGAGTACGTGCTGAAGCAGCCGCGCAGCGAGATGCTGTTCGACAAGCAGAAGGAGAGGCACGGCCTCACGCGCTCCTTCG AGGAACCTATAGATGTCAGCAGCACGGCTAACCTGTACAAAAGCTTGGCCAAAGCTGCGCCGGAGATCAAACAATGCGTGGACGCCTGCAACTTTATCGCTGAGAGCAAAAGACAGCAGAACGACATTGGATCG GAAATGGAGAGCTGGGTGCTGATCGGCAAGATGGTGGACAAGGTGTGCTTCTGGGTGGCCATACTCCTCTTCAGTCTGGGCACGGTGGCCATCTTCTTCACCGGCCACTTCAACAGTGTGCCAGAGTTTCCGTTTCCTGGACAAACCAAAAAATTTGTACCGGGGGAATCTTAA